Proteins encoded by one window of Verrucomicrobiales bacterium:
- the recJ gene encoding single-stranded-DNA-specific exonuclease RecJ produces the protein MRYRWISATPQPELAGTLSRQLGISELLAQCLVNRGFREAEPIRTFLDPRLKSLADPFLIPNLGQAVDRLLAARANQESLVIFGDYDVDGVTSTTLLFEFLTSLGFQAHCYLPHRLEEGYGLSQSGVENCIARFDTSLILAVDCGSTAVQSIEWLRGKGVDVIVLDHHQVSSPAPQAVALVNPQLSVDPPHFKELCSVGLAFKLAHGLLKRARELNLPGALNLDLKSYLDLVALGTIADLVPLIGENRIFVTAGLERLNVTQRPGLLALKQVAQIEGRIQGYEVGFQLAPRLNAAGRLENAMESLNLLLSPDLAHALPLAKTLDECNRERQNIERSIAEEVLSGIRSRFQPEHDLVIVEGQLMWHIGVVGIVASRVCQEFYRPAIILGGDGHEWRGSGRSIDGFDLASALRQCDDLLIRHGGHAMAAGLSVEPGKVNELRRRLNDIARQSLTAEQLQPRLRLDAEVTARDLSIQRIEELHRLQQTGMGNPAVQVFARGLRHHRPLQRIGAEKKHAKFWVNQGPGPAVEAIWWGAGDSPLPVGTFDLAFVPKLNEYNGHTHVQLNVLDWRPATTS, from the coding sequence ATGAGGTATCGCTGGATCAGCGCGACCCCGCAGCCCGAGCTCGCCGGCACTCTGTCCAGGCAGCTCGGCATCTCCGAGCTCCTGGCTCAATGCCTGGTGAATCGAGGCTTCCGCGAGGCGGAGCCGATTCGTACCTTTCTTGACCCCCGACTCAAAAGCTTGGCCGACCCTTTCTTGATTCCCAACTTGGGTCAGGCGGTGGATCGCTTGCTAGCCGCCCGTGCCAATCAGGAGTCGCTCGTGATCTTCGGCGATTACGATGTCGATGGCGTGACCTCCACGACCCTGCTGTTCGAGTTTCTCACCAGTCTCGGTTTCCAAGCGCACTGCTATCTTCCGCACCGGCTGGAGGAAGGCTACGGACTCAGCCAATCGGGGGTGGAGAACTGCATCGCCCGCTTCGACACCTCGCTGATCCTGGCGGTGGACTGCGGATCGACTGCGGTTCAGTCCATCGAGTGGCTCCGCGGCAAGGGCGTCGATGTGATTGTCCTCGATCATCACCAAGTGTCGAGTCCTGCGCCCCAGGCGGTCGCTCTGGTCAACCCGCAGCTGTCAGTCGACCCGCCGCATTTCAAGGAGCTGTGCTCCGTCGGTCTGGCCTTCAAACTGGCGCACGGCCTGCTCAAGCGTGCCCGCGAGCTGAACCTGCCGGGCGCGTTGAACCTCGATCTCAAATCCTACTTGGATCTCGTTGCGTTGGGCACGATCGCTGACCTGGTTCCTTTGATCGGTGAAAACCGCATCTTCGTCACCGCTGGACTCGAACGTCTGAACGTGACGCAGCGCCCGGGACTACTGGCCCTGAAGCAAGTCGCGCAAATCGAAGGCCGGATTCAGGGCTACGAGGTGGGTTTCCAGCTAGCTCCCCGTCTGAACGCCGCCGGGCGGCTCGAGAACGCGATGGAATCCCTGAACCTACTGCTCTCTCCTGACCTCGCTCACGCTCTGCCCCTCGCCAAAACCCTGGATGAATGCAATCGGGAACGCCAGAATATCGAACGGTCCATCGCCGAGGAGGTGCTTAGCGGAATCCGCTCCCGATTCCAGCCGGAGCACGATTTGGTGATCGTGGAGGGCCAGTTGATGTGGCACATCGGCGTGGTAGGCATCGTGGCCTCTCGGGTGTGTCAGGAGTTCTACCGTCCCGCGATCATCCTGGGCGGAGATGGTCATGAATGGCGCGGGTCAGGGCGGAGCATCGACGGGTTTGATCTGGCCTCGGCCCTCCGCCAATGCGACGACCTGCTCATTCGTCATGGCGGACACGCGATGGCGGCGGGCCTGAGCGTGGAGCCTGGAAAGGTCAACGAACTTCGTCGGCGTCTCAACGACATCGCCCGCCAGTCCTTGACGGCCGAGCAACTGCAGCCTCGGCTTCGTCTCGACGCGGAGGTCACGGCGCGCGATCTGTCCATCCAGCGTATTGAAGAACTGCACCGGCTACAGCAGACCGGCATGGGCAATCCGGCGGTGCAGGTTTTCGCGCGGGGCCTGCGTCACCACCGGCCTCTGCAGCGAATCGGCGCGGAGAAAAAGCACGCCAAGTTTTGGGTCAATCAGGGCCCGGGACCGGCCGTGGAGGCCATCTGGTGGGGAGCCGGGGACTCTCCGCTTCCCGTAGGCACGTTCGATCTCGCCTTCGTCCCCAAGCTCAACGAATACAACGGGCACACCCATGTGCAGCTCAATGTGCTGGACTGGCGGCCCGCCACCACTTCTTAG